One genomic region from Pyxicephalus adspersus chromosome 1, UCB_Pads_2.0, whole genome shotgun sequence encodes:
- the STARD13 gene encoding stAR-related lipid transfer protein 13 isoform X2, whose protein sequence is MTSRRSGKFLLRRSLSEQLKDSTSKAWDLLWKNIREKRLAELEAKEACEWLRAAGFPQYAQLYEDSQFPIDIASVKRDHDFLDRDHVEPLCRRLNTLNKCASMKLDVSLQRKKSEDSDEEDLCAISDKWTFQRLSRRWSRVDDIDTLFGRSEILGSSGDMKNTTSSESVLTDLSEPEICSIHSGSSSGSDCRCAYVGNSASRETFECSDTMCISEANSVNLLPPYWPKEIPDSKLNAKTEKSSHTKAKNLLKCMGTLRGKGTQGKLKGSPKTGGLIISEPILQMEPEPSKSLNCVQIGNGLDSSMDPMVTGNSDLKSEIRSVVESTSHLKEVSESNKRSGMYLEDIDLFSMAGIRAKPGQSHKIEFHSQEDLVVHIPKDHKPGTFPKALSIESLSPSGNHCGVNWRGESICISRQKGLGVKDPTVASSRCPRGSRLSVYDNVPGSHLYASTGDLMDLEKDDLFPHLDDVLQHINGLQQSVDHWSKDIMPELQDDNSSVVESGTSTFHLPNPMALDFEGNSISDGRTTPSDLDRDAASLNESDTTGTRERRDSGVGASLTRTRRLRWHSFQISHRLSHSLASLQISNQSAGQLNLLQKFSLLRLTAIMEKYSMSNKHGWTWSVPKFMKRMKGPDYKDKNVFGVPLFVHVQRSGQPLPQSIQQAMRYLRSNCLDQVGLFRKSGVKSRIQALRQMNENCPENVNYEDQCAYDVADMMKQFFRDLPEPLLTSKLGETFLHIYQFVPKDQRLQAVQSAIMLMSDENREVLQTLLCFLNDVTSVEENQMTPMNLAVCLAPSLFHLNLLKRDNSPRSIQKKYATGKPDQKDLNENLAATQGLAHMIVECNRLFEVPHEIIAQSRNSYVDADVHLPNMEELRKQLEEESGSIAAYFDNVIQNLQKEARDKFKGWISLSSTENTDMAYKKVGDGNPLRLWKVSVELEAPPPIVLNRLLRERHLWDDDFLQGKVIKVIDNQTEVYQFVMNSMAPHPSKEFVVLRTWRTDLAKGMCSLVAMSVEHEDAPLVRGVRAAVLDMRYLIEPCGSGKSRLTHICRIDLKGHCLDWYNKCFGHICAAEALRIRNSFQPLTTEGPETKI, encoded by the exons attCTCAGTTTCCAATTGACATTGCATCCGTGAAACGGGACCATGATTTTCTTGATAGAGACCATGTAGAACCACTTTGCAG ACGACTGAACACATTAAACAAGTGTGCATCCATGAAACTCGATGTCAGCCTCCaaaggaaaaag agTGAAGATTCAGATGAAGAAGATCTTTGCGCCATCAGTGACAAATGGACGTTTCAAAGACTCAGTCGCCGTTGGTCTCGGGTGGATGACATTGATACACTGTTTGGGAGATCAGAAATTCTTGGGTCATCCGGGGACATGAAAAACACAACAAGTAGTGAAAGTGTGCTGACCGATCTCAGTGAGCCCGAGATATGTTCTATTCACAGCGGAAGTAGCAGTGGAAGCGACTGCAGATGTGCATATGTTGGAAACAGTGCTTCTAGAGAGACATTTGAGTGCAGTGACACCATGTGTATTTCCGAGGCCAACTCAGTTAACCTTTTACCTCCATACTGGCCAAAGGAAATCCCAGACAGTAAGCTGAATGCAAAGACTGAGAAATCCTCTCATACAAAAGCAAAGAATCTTCTGAAATGCATGGGGACCCTCAGAGGCAAAGGCACCCAAGGAAAATTAAAAGGATCACCAAAAACTGGAGGCTTAATAATTAGCGAGCCTATTCTGCAAATGGAGCCAGAGCCCTCCAAATCCTTGAACTGCGTTCAGATAGGAAATGGATTGGACTCTTCTATGGACCCTATGGTAACTGGAAATTCGGATTTAAAATCAGAAATAAGGAGTGTTGTTGAGAGCACTTCACATTTAAAAGAGGTTTCCGAATCAAACAAACGATCAGGTATGTACCTTGAAGATATTGACCTTTTCTCGATGGCCGGGATCCGAGCCAAACCTGGGCAGAGTCATAAGATTGAATTTCATTCGCAAGAGGATCTAGTAGTTCATATTCCAAAAGACCATAAACCTGGCACATTTCCAAAAGCTCTGTCAATTGAAAGCCTTTCTCCTTCGGGAAATCACTGTGGGGTGAACTGGCGGGGCGAAAGCATATGTATAAGCAGGCAAAAGGGGCTTGGTGTAAAAGACCCCACAGTTGCATCGTCAAGGTGTCCGAGAGGAAGCAGGCTTAGTGTGTATGACAATGTTCCAGGTTCCCATTTGTATGCCAGCACTGGGGACCTCATGGACTTGGAAAAAGATGATCTTTTTCCACATTTAGATGATGTATTGCAACATATCAATGGACTCCAGCAATCAGTGGATCACTGGTCAAAGGATATTATGCCAGAGCTCCAAGACGACAACTCATCAGTTGTGGAATCTGGAACATCTACTTTTCACTTGCCAAATCCAATGGCATTAGATTTTGAAGGGAATTCTATTTCTGATGGAAGAACAACTCCGAGTGATCTAGACCGGGATGCTGCATCCCTCAATGAATCTGATACAACGGGAACACGAGAGAGAAGAGATTCTGGAGTGGGTGCATCCCTAACAAGGACAAG GCGCCTACGATGGCACAGTTTCCAGATCTCTCACCGGTTGAGCCATTCATTGGCATCACTTCAAATCAGTAACCAGTCTGCAGGGCAGCTGAATCTACTACAGAAGTTCTCACTGCTGCGACTGACAGCAATTATGGAGAAATACTCCATGTCAAACAAGCATGGCTGGACGTG GTCTGTACCAAAGTTTATGAAGAGGATGAAGGGTCCAgattacaaagataaaaatgtttttggggttCCGTTGTTTGTCCATGTGCAGAGAAGCGGCCAACCCTTACCACAGAGTATTCAGCAAGCGATGCGCTACCTTCGCAGCAACTGCCTCGATCAG GTTGGCTTGTTTAGAAAATCCGGTGTTAAGTCTCGAATCCAGGCCCTACGCCAGATGAATGAGAACTGTCCAGAGAATGTAAACTATGAGGACCAATGTGCGTATGATGTGGCAGACATGATGAAACAATTCTTCCGTGACCTTCCAGAGCCCCTTCTCACAAGTAAACTGGGAGAAACTTTTCTGCATATTTACCAGT TTGTTCCCAAGGACCAGAGGCTTCAGGCAGTGCAGTCGGCCATTATGCTGATGTCAGATGAGAATCGTGAGGTCCTTCAGACGCTGCTCTGCTTCCTTAACGATGTTACCTCGGTAGAAGAGAACCAGATGACCCCCATGAATCTCGCCGTCTGTTTGGCACCATCACTATTCCACCTCAATTTGCTGAAGAGAGACAATTCGCCaag ATCTATACAGAAGAAATATGCAACCGGAAAACCAGACCAGAAGGATCTAAATGAGAACTTGGCAGCTACACAGGGCCTGGCACACATGATTGTGGAATGTAACAGACTATTTGAG GTTCCCCATGAGATAATAGCACAATCTCGGAATTCCTATGTGGATGCTGATGTCCATCTTCCCAATATGGAGGAACTGAGGAAGCAGCTGGAGGAGGAATCAGGAAGCATTGCTGCCTACTTTGATAATGTCATTCAGAACCTTCAGAAAGAAGCCAGGGATAAATTTAAAGGATGGATCTCACTTTCCAGCACAGAGAACACTGACATGGCTTATAAAAAG GTTGGAGATGGAAATCCTCTACGGCTCTGGAAGGTGTCAGTGGAATTGGAGGCCCCTCCACCCATTGTGCTAAATCGATTATTAAGAGAGCGCCACCTATGGGACGATGATTTTCTGCAGGGAAAAGTAATCAAAGTAATTGATAACCAAACAGAAGTTTACCAGTTTGTTATGAATAGCATGGCTCCTCATCCTTCTAAGGAATTTGTGGTTTTAAG GACGTGGAGGACGGATTTGGCAAAGGGTATGTGCAGTTTGGTGGCGATGTCTGTGGAGCATGAGGACGCCCCACTTGTCAGAGGAGTGAGAGCAGCTGTGCTGGACATGCGGTATCTGATTGAGCCCTGTGGCTCTGGAAAATCCAGGCTCACCCATATCTGCAGGATTGACCTGAA
- the STARD13 gene encoding stAR-related lipid transfer protein 13 isoform X3: MKLDVSLQRKKSEDSDEEDLCAISDKWTFQRLSRRWSRVDDIDTLFGRSEILGSSGDMKNTTSSESVLTDLSEPEICSIHSGSSSGSDCRCAYVGNSASRETFECSDTMCISEANSVNLLPPYWPKEIPDSKLNAKTEKSSHTKAKNLLKCMGTLRGKGTQGKLKGSPKTGGLIISEPILQMEPEPSKSLNCVQIGNGLDSSMDPMVTGNSDLKSEIRSVVESTSHLKEVSESNKRSGMYLEDIDLFSMAGIRAKPGQSHKIEFHSQEDLVVHIPKDHKPGTFPKALSIESLSPSGNHCGVNWRGESICISRQKGLGVKDPTVASSRCPRGSRLSVYDNVPGSHLYASTGDLMDLEKDDLFPHLDDVLQHINGLQQSVDHWSKDIMPELQDDNSSVVESGTSTFHLPNPMALDFEGNSISDGRTTPSDLDRDAASLNESDTTGTRERRDSGVGASLTRTRRLRWHSFQISHRLSHSLASLQISNQSAGQLNLLQKFSLLRLTAIMEKYSMSNKHGWTWSVPKFMKRMKGPDYKDKNVFGVPLFVHVQRSGQPLPQSIQQAMRYLRSNCLDQVGLFRKSGVKSRIQALRQMNENCPENVNYEDQCAYDVADMMKQFFRDLPEPLLTSKLGETFLHIYQFVPKDQRLQAVQSAIMLMSDENREVLQTLLCFLNDVTSVEENQMTPMNLAVCLAPSLFHLNLLKRDNSPRSIQKKYATGKPDQKDLNENLAATQGLAHMIVECNRLFEVPHEIIAQSRNSYVDADVHLPNMEELRKQLEEESGSIAAYFDNVIQNLQKEARDKFKGWISLSSTENTDMAYKKVGDGNPLRLWKVSVELEAPPPIVLNRLLRERHLWDDDFLQGKVIKVIDNQTEVYQFVMNSMAPHPSKEFVVLRTWRTDLAKGMCSLVAMSVEHEDAPLVRGVRAAVLDMRYLIEPCGSGKSRLTHICRIDLKGHCLDWYNKCFGHICAAEALRIRNSFQPLTTEGPETKI; the protein is encoded by the exons ATGAAACTCGATGTCAGCCTCCaaaggaaaaag agTGAAGATTCAGATGAAGAAGATCTTTGCGCCATCAGTGACAAATGGACGTTTCAAAGACTCAGTCGCCGTTGGTCTCGGGTGGATGACATTGATACACTGTTTGGGAGATCAGAAATTCTTGGGTCATCCGGGGACATGAAAAACACAACAAGTAGTGAAAGTGTGCTGACCGATCTCAGTGAGCCCGAGATATGTTCTATTCACAGCGGAAGTAGCAGTGGAAGCGACTGCAGATGTGCATATGTTGGAAACAGTGCTTCTAGAGAGACATTTGAGTGCAGTGACACCATGTGTATTTCCGAGGCCAACTCAGTTAACCTTTTACCTCCATACTGGCCAAAGGAAATCCCAGACAGTAAGCTGAATGCAAAGACTGAGAAATCCTCTCATACAAAAGCAAAGAATCTTCTGAAATGCATGGGGACCCTCAGAGGCAAAGGCACCCAAGGAAAATTAAAAGGATCACCAAAAACTGGAGGCTTAATAATTAGCGAGCCTATTCTGCAAATGGAGCCAGAGCCCTCCAAATCCTTGAACTGCGTTCAGATAGGAAATGGATTGGACTCTTCTATGGACCCTATGGTAACTGGAAATTCGGATTTAAAATCAGAAATAAGGAGTGTTGTTGAGAGCACTTCACATTTAAAAGAGGTTTCCGAATCAAACAAACGATCAGGTATGTACCTTGAAGATATTGACCTTTTCTCGATGGCCGGGATCCGAGCCAAACCTGGGCAGAGTCATAAGATTGAATTTCATTCGCAAGAGGATCTAGTAGTTCATATTCCAAAAGACCATAAACCTGGCACATTTCCAAAAGCTCTGTCAATTGAAAGCCTTTCTCCTTCGGGAAATCACTGTGGGGTGAACTGGCGGGGCGAAAGCATATGTATAAGCAGGCAAAAGGGGCTTGGTGTAAAAGACCCCACAGTTGCATCGTCAAGGTGTCCGAGAGGAAGCAGGCTTAGTGTGTATGACAATGTTCCAGGTTCCCATTTGTATGCCAGCACTGGGGACCTCATGGACTTGGAAAAAGATGATCTTTTTCCACATTTAGATGATGTATTGCAACATATCAATGGACTCCAGCAATCAGTGGATCACTGGTCAAAGGATATTATGCCAGAGCTCCAAGACGACAACTCATCAGTTGTGGAATCTGGAACATCTACTTTTCACTTGCCAAATCCAATGGCATTAGATTTTGAAGGGAATTCTATTTCTGATGGAAGAACAACTCCGAGTGATCTAGACCGGGATGCTGCATCCCTCAATGAATCTGATACAACGGGAACACGAGAGAGAAGAGATTCTGGAGTGGGTGCATCCCTAACAAGGACAAG GCGCCTACGATGGCACAGTTTCCAGATCTCTCACCGGTTGAGCCATTCATTGGCATCACTTCAAATCAGTAACCAGTCTGCAGGGCAGCTGAATCTACTACAGAAGTTCTCACTGCTGCGACTGACAGCAATTATGGAGAAATACTCCATGTCAAACAAGCATGGCTGGACGTG GTCTGTACCAAAGTTTATGAAGAGGATGAAGGGTCCAgattacaaagataaaaatgtttttggggttCCGTTGTTTGTCCATGTGCAGAGAAGCGGCCAACCCTTACCACAGAGTATTCAGCAAGCGATGCGCTACCTTCGCAGCAACTGCCTCGATCAG GTTGGCTTGTTTAGAAAATCCGGTGTTAAGTCTCGAATCCAGGCCCTACGCCAGATGAATGAGAACTGTCCAGAGAATGTAAACTATGAGGACCAATGTGCGTATGATGTGGCAGACATGATGAAACAATTCTTCCGTGACCTTCCAGAGCCCCTTCTCACAAGTAAACTGGGAGAAACTTTTCTGCATATTTACCAGT TTGTTCCCAAGGACCAGAGGCTTCAGGCAGTGCAGTCGGCCATTATGCTGATGTCAGATGAGAATCGTGAGGTCCTTCAGACGCTGCTCTGCTTCCTTAACGATGTTACCTCGGTAGAAGAGAACCAGATGACCCCCATGAATCTCGCCGTCTGTTTGGCACCATCACTATTCCACCTCAATTTGCTGAAGAGAGACAATTCGCCaag ATCTATACAGAAGAAATATGCAACCGGAAAACCAGACCAGAAGGATCTAAATGAGAACTTGGCAGCTACACAGGGCCTGGCACACATGATTGTGGAATGTAACAGACTATTTGAG GTTCCCCATGAGATAATAGCACAATCTCGGAATTCCTATGTGGATGCTGATGTCCATCTTCCCAATATGGAGGAACTGAGGAAGCAGCTGGAGGAGGAATCAGGAAGCATTGCTGCCTACTTTGATAATGTCATTCAGAACCTTCAGAAAGAAGCCAGGGATAAATTTAAAGGATGGATCTCACTTTCCAGCACAGAGAACACTGACATGGCTTATAAAAAG GTTGGAGATGGAAATCCTCTACGGCTCTGGAAGGTGTCAGTGGAATTGGAGGCCCCTCCACCCATTGTGCTAAATCGATTATTAAGAGAGCGCCACCTATGGGACGATGATTTTCTGCAGGGAAAAGTAATCAAAGTAATTGATAACCAAACAGAAGTTTACCAGTTTGTTATGAATAGCATGGCTCCTCATCCTTCTAAGGAATTTGTGGTTTTAAG GACGTGGAGGACGGATTTGGCAAAGGGTATGTGCAGTTTGGTGGCGATGTCTGTGGAGCATGAGGACGCCCCACTTGTCAGAGGAGTGAGAGCAGCTGTGCTGGACATGCGGTATCTGATTGAGCCCTGTGGCTCTGGAAAATCCAGGCTCACCCATATCTGCAGGATTGACCTGAA